A single genomic interval of Noviherbaspirillum cavernae harbors:
- a CDS encoding ABC transporter permease has translation MFSQALRMTRRDWRAGELRFLLVALIVAVAALSSVGFFVDRMRAGLNRDAHQLLGGDLVINADQPINGVWRAEAQRRGLTLADTVSFPSMAIAGEGDKTVSQLASVKAVSAGYPLRGNLKLGSPEQGTEVVTRDIPAADTVWVDANLLGTLNVALGDTLRLGDKTFTIANLISVEPDRGASFMNFAPRVMLPASDLAATNLIQNGSRVTYRLQIAGQDKEVEAYRKWLVAKIGSENIKGVRVESLESGRPEMRSTLDRAEQFLSLVGLLSAMLAAVAVAMAARRFMLRHIDACAMLRCLGLTQNQVTSLYLIEFLLVGIAGSLLGVAVGYGAHFVLLEWLGRLVANDIPPPTLLPAVQGIATGMLLLIGFAVPPILQLRNVPHNRVIRREQDAPQPVTLATYGLGLLMFIALLLWQAGNLKLGLLTAAGFFGGFAVFALVGWLSLRSLRTLRTAINHPSWRFAVTALQRRTAASVVQIVALALGLMALLLLTVIRGDLMQAWRESTPPDAPNRFVINIQPDQKDGIEKQLAANGIVHPLLHPMIRGRLIQVNGKPITGTTYVEDRAKRLVDREFNLSTMHGLPPQNQVVAGRWFEEDKRDSKPEASVEEGLAKTLGLKLGDTLRFDIAGQPVDAVITSLRKLEWGSMRVNFFVIINPEAMKDMPQTWITAFHLPPSKLKFGNELTRDYPNLTVVDTGSVLRQVQGVLDKVVTAVEFLFLFTLASGVLVLYAALVGSQDERIREAGLLRALGATRAQLAQAQRIEFALVGGLSGVLAATGAAAIGWALSKYVFSFEWTFDPLVWVAGLIAGAVCAFVGGAVGLRNVLKKPPLQTLREA, from the coding sequence ATGTTTTCACAGGCACTCCGTATGACCCGGCGCGACTGGCGCGCGGGCGAATTGCGTTTTCTTCTGGTTGCGCTGATCGTGGCGGTTGCCGCGCTGTCGTCGGTCGGATTCTTCGTCGACCGCATGCGCGCCGGGCTGAACCGCGATGCACACCAGCTGCTCGGCGGCGATCTTGTGATCAACGCGGACCAGCCGATCAACGGCGTGTGGCGCGCGGAAGCACAGCGGCGCGGCCTGACGCTGGCCGATACCGTCTCCTTCCCCAGCATGGCGATCGCCGGCGAGGGCGACAAGACCGTGTCGCAGCTGGCATCGGTCAAGGCGGTGTCCGCCGGCTACCCATTGCGCGGCAATCTGAAGCTCGGCTCGCCGGAGCAGGGGACCGAAGTCGTGACGCGTGACATTCCCGCCGCCGATACGGTGTGGGTCGATGCCAATCTTCTCGGCACGCTCAATGTCGCACTCGGCGACACGCTGCGGCTGGGCGACAAGACCTTCACCATCGCGAACCTGATTTCGGTCGAACCGGATCGTGGCGCGTCGTTCATGAACTTCGCGCCGCGCGTGATGCTGCCTGCATCCGATCTGGCGGCGACCAACCTGATCCAGAATGGGTCACGCGTGACCTACCGGCTGCAGATCGCCGGGCAGGACAAGGAGGTCGAGGCGTATCGCAAATGGCTAGTGGCGAAAATCGGCAGCGAAAACATCAAGGGCGTGCGCGTCGAATCGCTGGAGTCGGGCCGCCCGGAGATGCGCTCGACGCTGGATCGCGCGGAACAGTTCCTGTCGCTGGTGGGCCTGCTGTCGGCGATGCTGGCAGCGGTGGCGGTCGCGATGGCGGCGCGCCGCTTCATGCTGCGCCACATCGATGCCTGCGCCATGCTGCGTTGCCTCGGCCTCACGCAGAATCAGGTGACCTCGCTCTACCTGATCGAATTCCTGCTGGTCGGTATCGCGGGCAGTCTGCTTGGCGTGGCGGTCGGCTACGGCGCGCATTTCGTCCTGCTCGAATGGCTGGGCAGGCTGGTCGCCAACGATATCCCGCCGCCGACCTTGCTGCCGGCGGTGCAGGGCATCGCCACCGGCATGCTGCTGCTGATCGGCTTTGCCGTGCCGCCCATTCTGCAGTTGCGCAATGTGCCGCACAACCGCGTGATCCGGCGCGAGCAGGATGCGCCGCAGCCGGTGACGCTCGCGACCTACGGTCTCGGTTTGCTGATGTTCATCGCGCTGCTGCTGTGGCAGGCCGGCAATCTGAAGCTCGGTCTGCTGACGGCAGCGGGCTTCTTCGGCGGCTTCGCGGTCTTCGCCCTGGTCGGATGGTTGAGTCTGCGTTCCCTGCGCACGCTGCGCACGGCGATCAATCATCCGAGCTGGCGTTTTGCGGTGACCGCGTTGCAGCGCAGAACAGCTGCGAGCGTGGTGCAGATCGTCGCGCTGGCATTGGGCTTGATGGCCTTGCTGCTGCTGACGGTGATTCGCGGCGACCTGATGCAGGCATGGCGCGAATCGACTCCGCCCGATGCGCCGAACCGCTTCGTCATCAACATCCAGCCGGACCAGAAGGACGGCATCGAAAAACAGCTGGCGGCGAATGGCATTGTCCATCCGCTGCTGCACCCGATGATCCGGGGCCGCCTGATCCAGGTGAACGGCAAGCCGATTACCGGCACCACCTATGTGGAGGATCGCGCAAAGAGGTTGGTGGACCGCGAATTCAACCTGTCCACCATGCACGGACTTCCGCCGCAGAACCAGGTCGTCGCCGGACGCTGGTTTGAAGAGGACAAGCGCGACAGCAAGCCGGAAGCCTCGGTGGAGGAAGGGCTCGCCAAGACGCTCGGCCTCAAGCTTGGCGACACGCTGCGCTTCGACATTGCCGGTCAACCGGTGGATGCAGTCATCACCAGCCTGCGCAAGCTGGAGTGGGGCTCGATGCGGGTCAACTTCTTCGTGATCATCAATCCCGAGGCGATGAAGGACATGCCGCAGACGTGGATCACGGCCTTCCATCTGCCGCCGTCGAAACTGAAGTTCGGCAACGAACTGACGCGCGACTATCCGAACCTGACGGTGGTCGATACCGGCAGCGTGCTGCGCCAAGTGCAGGGCGTGCTCGATAAGGTGGTGACGGCGGTCGAATTCCTGTTCTTGTTTACGCTGGCATCCGGCGTACTGGTGTTGTATGCGGCGCTGGTCGGTTCGCAGGATGAGCGGATCCGCGAAGCGGGCCTGCTGCGCGCCCTCGGCGCGACGCGCGCGCAACTGGCGCAGGCGCAGCGGATCGAGTTTGCGCTGGTGGGCGGCCTGTCCGGCGTGCTTGCCGCGACCGGCGCGGCCGCCATCGGCTGGGCGCTGTCGAAGTACGTGTTCAGCTTCGAATGGACCTTCGACCCGCTGGTGTGGGTCGCCGGCCTCATCGCAGGCGCGGTCTGCGCCTTCGTCGGCGGTGCTGTCGGGCTGCGCAACGTGTTGAAGAAGCCGCCCCTGCAGACGCTGCGCGAGGCGTGA